In a single window of the Nicotiana tomentosiformis chromosome 8, ASM39032v3, whole genome shotgun sequence genome:
- the LOC138897346 gene encoding uncharacterized protein, translating to MDVQDLSNRFVRLDIFDPSRVLACVVVRSLLFERIKARQYDDPHLLVLRYTVLRGGAKEAVIGDDGVLQLQGRICIPNMDGLRELIFEEAHSSRYSIHPGTTKMHRDLKQYY from the coding sequence atggatgttcaggacttgtctaatagatttgtgagattggatatattTGATCCTAgtagagttcttgcttgtgttgttgtCCGGTCGTTattgtttgagcgcattaaggctcgccagtatgatgatccacacttgcttgtccttaggtACACGGTGCTGCGAGGTGGTGCTAAAGAGGCGgtcattggtgatgatggtgtgttgcAACTTCAAGGTCGGATTTGTATTCCTAATATGGATGGCTTAAGGGAGTTGATttttgaggaggctcatagttcgaggtattctattcatccgggtactACAAAGATGCATCGCGATTTGAAGCAGTATTATTAG